The sequence below is a genomic window from Dyadobacter chenwenxiniae.
ACTTTTTCAAACTGCTGCGCAGCTGTGTCGCTTTTCGTTTTCAGTTTCATTTCGAAAGAGTTGTTCAAACTGAAAGAAATGACACTCGAAGCGCGCCCATTGCTCACGCCTGTTCCGATTCCCCTGAATCTGGACAACGAAAATTCTCTGTCCAGGCCGCGGTTTTTAATGTTTACTTTTTGATAAAATCCGAATGCGTCTCCTGTAAAATCAGGTGTATAAGTAAATGATAATGAAGGAATAACTGTATGACGGATTGCTTCCAATCGCTTGCCTTTTACAAAGAATGTTCCGTAAAAACGGGTATTAACCCCCGCTCCGAAATTGTACGAGTATTCCGTTCCTGCCTGCCTTAATGTATCAATGCGCACCTGGTTTCTCTCAACTGAATAGGCGTATTGTTTGGTGAAAACTTCGCCCTGTAAGGAAAGGCTCGGGGTAACATTGACGAATCGTAAAACCTTGAAGTTAGGAAGTGAGATAGGCAAGCTGTAACGGCCGGTAAATTGCGCATCCTTCAACATTTCCGGAAGGTTTGCCATATTGAAAGCGACAATCTTCGTCTTATTAGCGCGGGCTGGATCCACTTCATTAATAATAGAAAAACCAAGACTCGATGACGAAGTATCTATCGCAGTCAGTGAGTTGGTTAATGCATAATTACCGCTGAAATCGAGCCCTAAACGAAAACTTTCATACCAGCGACCTCTGCCGCCTTTCAAAGCAAATGGAGCGATCTGGTTCACGCCGAAGCTAAAATCGGTTGAAACATTCGTTTTTCCATCCTTCTTTCTTCCATTACTAGCAGGATCAGGATCAACTTGCCCAAAATTCTGGTTCACACGCAAACTCCCCGCAGCCCGCATGAATTGTCCGAAAGTGCGGTTATACTGAACGGATGAACTGGCCACATTGGAGATATATTTGTTGGTTTCAAATTCCTGTAACTGGTTGTAGCTGTTGCTGCTCACATTCACGTTCGCAGAAAATTGAGAGTTTCCGCGCGGCCTTGGCGCATGAGACCATACAATGCTGAAATCATTGGTTTGTCCTCGCCCCAGATCTCGGTCAACCTCATCACTTGACTTATTCTTATTGAACCGCAATGCTAAATTACCATTGTATTGATAACGTCTGGAATAAGTGGAAGCAACGCCCAATCCCCAGCTTCCCGTCGAATAGATCTGTCCGGTCACAGATGCGTTGATATATTCACTGATCGCGAAATAGTAGCCGCCTTCACGCAGATAGAAACCGCGGCCATTGGGTTCCTCACCATAAGTAGGGAAGAGAATTCCTGATGTTCCGTTTTCTTTCTTTTTCGGAAAAGGGAAGAAACCGAATGGCAGAGCGATAGGAAGTGGAACATCGCTGATAACAAGATTGAAAGGCCCGGAAATGACCTGTTTTTTATTCACCATCTTAATCTTCGGCGCATTGATGTAGTAATGCGGGTGCGTAAGATTACAGGTTGTATACATGGAATGGCGAATGTAAAAATTGCCCTCAGCATCCTTTTTTACCTTTTCCCCACGAATGTTACCGTCGCCTTCCTGGGTGACAATGCCTTGGATAAGTGCCTTTTTAGACTTGAAATTGTAGCGGATTTCCTTGGTGTTGTAAGTCTCCGGCCCATCCTGAAATACCGGATCGCCGATCGTTTTTTTGGAAGTGGAATCGGCAGGATCGGTTGTTCCAATGGCATAAACTTCGTTGGTGACCCAATTGAGGCGTATATAAGCGGCTTTGAGGTTAATGGTCCCGTAAGTTACTTCGGCATTTCCATACAGATGAACCTGTTTAAGAACCGCATCCATGATCGTAGAATCTTCTGCGGTATATTGGACAGCGTTTTGGAGGTCGTCCGGGTTTGAGAGCGAATCGACCGCAGTGGAATCTGTTAATCCTCTGTTTGTGAGTGATGTATCACCTGGCGTTACTGCACCATTGATGGACGTAGCATTCTTCCCGGCACCGGTTGTGTCGGCGCCAGATTGTTTTTTTACAGCAAGGAGAGAATCCGCTGTCTGTTTGGCTGAAGTTGTAACGTTCGGCTTTCCCTGATTTTTCCCCGGTCCTCTTTGTGCGTTGCTGTACACAGGATACTGTGCTGAATATAAGAAACGCCGCAACTACTGACGATATAATAATCGCCTTTCTTTTCAGTTCTAACAAATAGCGTATTTTTGCGTAACGAATTTCAAAATTAGCAGAGAAACCTCTAACGAGTAACGCCCTAATTAAAAAATAATGTTAAAAGTTCTTAAATTAGTAATTGTCGCAAGCACCCTTTTTGCAAGCCTCGCTTTTGTAATCCAAGACGATCCCGCACCGGCCAAATCCAGCAAAGTTAAAACGGTTGTCATCGACGCCGGTCATGGGGGGAAAGATCCTGGGACCAGGGGACGTGTTACCAAAGAAAAAGACGTTGCGTTGGCAGTTGCACTCGAACTTGGGCGAAGGATCAAAGAAGAAACTCCGGAAGTAAAAGTACTATATACCAGATCAACTGACGTTTTTATTGAGTTAGGGGAACGCTCCGCATTTGCGAATCGCAACAATGCAGACCTTTTTATCTCCGTTCACTGCAATGCCACACCCAGCTCCCGGTCGGTGAGAGGAACGGAAACATTCGTAATGGGTTTACACAAAACACAAGGAAACCTGGACGTTGCGAAGCGGGAAAACTCGGTTATCTTGCAGGAAACGAACTATAAGCAAAAATACAAAGGCTTCGACCCCAATTCGCCGCTCGCGCACATTATGCTTGCCAACTACCAAAGCGCGTTTATTTCCAGCAGTCTTCGTCTTGCGGATTTAATTGAAAAGAAATTTCAATCTGTGTCAGATCGGGACAGCCGCGGCGTGAAACAAGCCGGGTTTCTGGTGCTTTGGAGATGCGCGATGCCAGCCGTTTTGATCGAAACCGGCTTCTTGTCCACTCCTGATGAAGAAGAATACCTGGGTTCAAAGGATGGACAGGAAGAAGTTGCAGAGTCTATTCACCAGGCATTTATGGCCTACAAAAAAGATATGGACCGTTAACAAGGTCATATCTTGCATTTCGATTTCAATTAATTAGCTCATGAAAATATCAAGAGAAGCAAAAGTCGGAGTTATGGCGGTCGTCGCTATTGTAATGTTATATTTCGGCTTTCACATTTTAAAAGGCTCCGACGTTTTTTCCAGAACCCATCAATATTACGTGGTTTACGACAATATCGACGGCTTGACCGCATCCAATCCCGTCTTACTCAATGGATTAAATGTAGGTCGGGTGCAGGAAATCAAGTTATTGCAAAGCCGGAAAAATCAGATACTGGTCAGCATTGACATCCAAAAAGGCGTTATCATACCGGGCGGGACGGCAGCTACCCTGGCGGATGGTGGTTTGCTGGGCGGTAAAGTCATTAATCTGGTAGTCGGGACCGGGCCAGCTTTAAAGGATGGCGACACATTGGTATCCCGCAAGGAAGCAGGGATTTCGGCTGTTCTACAGGAGCAAGCGCTGCCGCTTGTCAATCACGCCGATTCACTGATCAAAAACCTGGATGTGGTTGTGATGGGGTTCAAAGAAACAGGTTTGATACTGAACCAAGTCCTCAAAAACTATAATCAGACGGGAACAAATTTACAGAGGTTACTGAATGAAAACCGCACTAATCTGGTCGCATTAACGTCTAATTTAAACAAGCTTTCCACATCTTTGGTAGAAACAGAAAAAGAGCTGAAACCGCTTCTTGCCAAAACAGGAACCTTGGCAGACTCTCTGAATGCATTGCGGCTCGGGGAAACGGTTCAGAACGCGAACAGGACCATTGGAGAACTGCATACATTGCTGGCAAGCGTTGAATCGGGAAAAGGAACCGCGGGGAAGCTCATCAAAGACGAAACGCTTTACAACAACATCGACCGGACAGTTGTGAGCCTCAACAAGCTTTTGACAAATTTGCGGGAGCATCCGAAACGTTACATTAACATTTCTGTTTTTGGAAAAAAAGATAAAGGACCGTCGGAATCACCGCTTGACACAACCACGGTGATCAAGTAGCTATTGGTTTTTCCAGCATTATTAAATAAAATTCAAGTCGTTTGCTTACGGGTAAACGACTTTTTATTTTTGAAAATAAACCTGACCTTCCGGCCAGTGACGAATTACATTACTTCATCAATATGACTAATCAAGAAAGTCTTCCCCAACTCATCCAGGTTCTCCAGCAAAAATACGAGCAGGTAAAACTCGGCGGTGGTCACAAAAAAATTGAAGCACAACATAAAAAAGGCAAGCTCACAGCCAGAGAAAGAATTGATTATCTGATCGACACGGATTCGTATTTCCTTGAGATCGGAGCTTTTACAGCGGATGGCATGTACGCCGAAGAAGGCGGATGTCCGTCCGGCGGCGTGGTCGCTGGGATCGGCTATGTTTCAGGAAAACAATGTCTGATCGTCGCTAACGACGCTACTGTGAAAGCAGGCGCATGGTTTCCGATTGCCGCCAAGAAAAACCTCCGTGCGCAGGAGATTGCCATGGAAAACCGCTTGCCGGTCATTTATCTTGTGGATAGCGCAGGCGTTTATCTGCCCATGCAGGCTGAGGTTTTTGCGGATAAGGAACATTTCGGACGGATTTTCAGGAACAATGCACAAATGTCTGCCATGGGAATTGTGCAGATTTCCGCCATTATGGGCAGTTGTGTCGCAGGTGGCGCATATTTGCCCATCATGTCCGACGAAGCATTTATAGTCGAAGGAACCGGCTCGGTTTATCTAGCCGGACCCTATCTGGTAAAATCGTCCATTGGCGAAGATGTGGATTCGGAGTCACTGGGCGGGGCTTCCATGCATTGCGAGATTTCCGGCGTGACCGACAACAAGTTTCCGGACGACAAATCCTGTCTGGATGCCATTAAGCGACATATTGATAAAATTGGAAGGCCCGCTTCCGCAGGTTTTGATAAAAAAACACCCCTCGCACCCAAGCGCATTCCCGAAGAAATTTACACACTATTGCCCACGGACCGACTAAAACCGTACGACATGCGCCATATCCTGGAATGCATTGTGGACGACTCTGAGCTGGATGAATACAAGCCCGATTATGGAAAAACATTGATTTGTGCTTATGCGCGCGTGGATGGCTGGGCTGTCGGCATTGTGGCCAATCAGCGCAAGATGGTCAAATCCGGGAAGGGTGAAATGCAAATGGGTGGTGTGATTTATGGCGAATCGGCCGATAAAGCCGCACGGTTTATTATGAATTGTAATCAGAAAAAAATTCCTTTGATCTTCTTCCACGACGTGACGGGCTTTATGGTAGGAAGTCGTGCAGAGCAAGGGGGGATCATTAAAGACGGTGCAAAAATGGTGAATGCCGTTGCCAATTCTGTTGTTCCAAAATTCACTTTTGTTGTAGGCAATTCTTACGGCGCCGGCAATTATGCCATGTGCGGAAAGGCTTATGATCCGCGATTGATCTTTGCCTGGCCCACCGCCCAAATGGCTGTTATGAGCGGCGCGACAGCAGCAAAAACGCTGTTGCAAGTACAAACAGCAACATTAAAAGCAAAAGGCGAGACCATCACGCCCGAAGCTGAAAAAGCATTGCTCGATGAAATCACGGATCGTTATAATCAGGAACTATCACCTTACTACGCTGCGGCACGATTATGGGTCGACGGCATCATTGATCCGGTAGAAACACGGAAAATTATTTCTATGGGCATTGCAGCAGCAGACCAGTCTCCGATCGAGAAGCCGTTTAATGTTGGGGTAATGCAGGTTTGATTTTACTAAACGTTAATAATTATGTCTGAAAAAATAACATTCCTGGGTTTGGGTAACCTCGGAACACCGATTGCAGAAAGTCTGATTAAAGCAGGTTACGAGTTGACCGTTTGGAATAGAACAGCCTCAAAAGCAGAGCCTTTGGCTAAATTAGGGGCAAAAGTCGTTGAGAATGCGATAGACGCGATTGAGACTGGCGGAATTGTCATTTCCGTGCTGGCTGATGATTCGGTTGTTGAGGAAGTTTTCAACATGGAACTGGTTGAGAAACTCGGCAAAGGTGGCATTCATATTTCCATGAGCACCATTTCACCTGAAACCTCCCGCCAACTGAGCCAGATACATGACTGGTATGAAGCCACTTACATTGCCGCACCGATTTTTGCGAGGCCGGAAGCAGTCGTTGCAGGGGTAGGAAACATTGCCATATCTGGGAAAGCGGCAGCGAAGGAAATCGCGAAACCAATCTTGCAGGGTTTTGTGAAAGGCATTTATGATTTTGGGGAAGATCCGGGAGCAGCGAATGTGGTAAAGCTGGCCGGAAACTTCATGATCGCGGCGAGTTTGGAAATGATGGGAGAAGCTTTTACTATGGCCGAGAAAAACGGGATTTCCCGCCAAAGCATTTACGAAATGCTTACGCAGACATTATTTGCCGCGCCCATATTCCAGAATTATGGAAAATTTGTTGCCAATAATGTTTACGAGCCAGTCGCATTCAAACTTGCATTAGGGCTGAAAGACATTAATCTTACCTTACAAACGGCCTCAGACGTTAATGTTCCTATGCCGATGGCCGATTTGATCCGTAACCGGTTTATTTCAGCATTGGCCAAAAAGCGGGACAATCTGGACTGGAGCGCGCTGGCACAGGGCGCTTCCGATGACGCCGGAGCATAAAAAAAGGCTGCATATTGGACTGAACCCCAAAAGTTGGACGAGTTAAGATTTAACGATTAGTGTGATGAGCCCGGTATTGAGCCGGGCTCATTCCATTTAAATTAAGCCTGATCCTATCTTTGTTGTAATAGTGAATGTAATCTTTGATGTCTTTTTTGAGCTCATCAATGCTTTGATATTTGTTCAGGTAGAACAATTCCGATTTAATTGTTCCAAAAAAGTTTTCAATAATAGCGTTGTCCAGGCAATTGCCTTTTCTGGACATACTTTGGGTAATGCCTTTTGATTTGAGCATTTTTTGATATTCACTCATTTGGTATTGCCATCCCTGATCCGAATGTAGCACCAGGCTTTCTGGCTTATTTATCTTTTTAAATGCGGTTTTGAGCATTTGTGTGACTTGTTTGAAATTAGCCGATTCAGATAGGCTATAACTGATGATTTCTCCATTAAAGAGATCAATAATAGGAGATAGAAAAAGTTTTTTGTCTTTCACCCTGAACTCAGAGACATCCGTTGCCCATTTCTGTGATGGCTTTATAGATTTAAAATCCCTGTTGAGGATGTTGGGCGCTACCTTGCCTGTCTGACCTTTGTAAGAGCGGTACTTTTTGGCGCGGACCAGCGATTTAAGGTCCATGGCCTTCATCAGCTTTAAGACCGTTTTATGGTTGATGTTGCTGCCCATCTTACGGATAGTCATTGTAATGCGACGGTAGCCGAACCTTCCCTTATGCCGATCATAAACTTGCCTGATCTGCCTTCGCGCGTCTTTATACTTGCTGTCGGCAGCGCTATTTTTAATATGGTAGTAGAAATTACTTCTGGGTATTTCAAAGAGGTCCAAAAGCAATTCAAGCGGGTATTTCTGCCTTAACCCATGGATTGTCAACGCTTTTTCTTTTGCGCAGCTTCCTTCTCGCGGATTAAGGCATCCAGCTTTTTTAGCAAGTCATTCTCTGCCCTCAGGCGCAGGTTCTCGTTTTCGAGCTCCTCCAATCGGGTCAATGGACCGTATGTTTTAATGATCTTGGGTTTGTTTTTCATAGACCTGGGCCTGCCACGGGCCGTGATAAAACCATCTATACCAAACTGCTCATACTGCCTGATCCAGACATGTAAAGTACTCATGCTGGGTATTTTAAATTTGAAGCAGCACTCATTCAAAGATAAGCCCTGGTTCTGATAAGCATGCACGACTTGTTGCTTAAATTCTTTTGTGTAATTGTGCCCGTATTGCGGCAAAAGGCTTGAACCCCCGCCTTGCTTATAATGTCCAATCCATTTTTGCACACTGGATTTAGCAATCTTAAAGCGTCTGGATAATTCATTGATACCATCACCGGCTAGATAGGCTTTAACGACCTTTAGCCTGAAAGCTACACTGTGTTTTCTGTTTTTGCCCATAAAAAAGCCCCCAAGAAGTGTCTAACTTTTTGGGGGCAGTGCATATGCAGCCTTTTTCATTATTTAGTGAGCAATTAATTATTCTCACTAAATTCAAGTAACATCTCATCAGTTATATTGTTCTTCTCTTTAAAGTCAGCGACTGTTTCAGTGAACGAGGTTTGAAGATCCTCCACATGTTGAAGATTTTTATAAACACCATCGTAGATTTCATTAAGTGTTTTATCCAAACCCTGAACATTTAAATTCATGTTCTCTGTTTCGATCTGGCCTATCTTTTTAATGACCGCGGTCTCACTATTTTTCAAATCCTCTATTTCACGAAGGACCTTCTCCATGGTCTTATACTTTTCGATCTTGTCCATAAGTCTTATTTTAGTTTGGTATAAACACCTAAAATATCATACCAATCAGGCAAGCTTACCGGTAAATTTGACGCAAACATTTCTTTATCCGGCATGATTGAAAGAAATTTAAATTGGTTATGGTTTGCGGTCCTGCTGATCTCAGGACCGTTTGTAAATGCTCAGCCGGAAGCGAAAATGTCTTCCTGGAAAGGGTTTGAAAAGGTTGAATTCACTTTTGAAGGCCGGAATGCCTGGTATGTGAAACCGCGAACAGCCATTGCCGGAAACCCCTGGGTGTGGCGCGCGCATTTCCCCACCTGGCACACAGAAATGGACAGCATTTTGCTTTCCCGTGGTTTTTACATCGCCTATATCAACACCAATGACATGTTTGGGCATCCAAAAGCCATGCAGGTTTGGGATGCTTTTTATGATTATCTGGTAAATCAAAAGCATTTTGCATCCAAAGTGGCGCTGGAAGGCGTAAGTCGTGGTGGATTGTATGTGTATGGCTGGGCCAAGCGCAATCCCGATAAAGTAAGCTGCATTTACGCCGAAGCGCCCGTTTGCGATCCGAAAAGCTGGCCGGGAGGAAAGGGAAAAGGCCCGGGATCGGAAAAAGATTGGGCGGCATGGTTAAAACTCTTCAATGTTACCGAGAATGAAGCAGCGAAATTTACGGACATTCCTTTGAATGATCTCGCCGGGTTAGCATCATTTAAAGTCCCGATAGTTCATGTTATCGGCCTGAAAGATAAGCATGTTCCGGCTGAAGAAAACAGTGACTTATTGGTAAAAAACTATATGCAGCTGGGCGGGCCCATTAGTGTTTATCCCATGAACCGCGGCGATCAGGAAATGGAGGGACATCATTTCCCCATCGAGCATCCCGAATATTTTGCCAATTTCATCGAGCAGCATAGCGTTCCTGTGCAAAAGGTCTTGTCTCATAAGCCTTACATTCAGATTAATAAGGGCTTGGGCAATGCTTTTGATAAATTCAAAAAAGAGAAAAAAGGCACGGTCGCATTCCTGGGCGGATCTATCACACACAACCCAGGCTGGCGCGATAAAACGGCGCAATATCTGGAAGAACATTTTCCTGAAACCGACTTTACCTTCATTGCAGCGGGCATTCCGTCGCTGGGGAGCACGCCGCACGCATTCCGTTTCGAGCGCGACGTGCTGGCCAAGGGCACGCCCGATTTGCTCTTCCTGGAAGCAGCTGTAAATGATCGGGGAAATGGATTCACCGAAAAAGCGCAGATCAGAGGCTTGGAAGGGATTTTAAGACATTTGTATGCTGCTAACCCCAGTGCCAATGTTATATTAATGGCATTTGCAGAGCCAGCCAAGAATGCGGATTACGAAAAAGGAAAAGTGCCCACAGAAGTTGCGGTCCACGAGCGGGTTGCGAAACATTACGGAACGGCGTACATTAACCTTGCCAAAGAAGTCTACGACCGGATTACAGCAGGTGAGTTTTCCTGGAAATATGATTTTAAAGACCTGCATCCATCGCCCTATGGGCAGGAGGTGTATTTTCAAACAATTAAAGAGCTAATCAAAACGGACAGCAGCGCCGCTAAAAATGCGATAAAACTGCCCGCGCCAATGGACAAGTTTTCCTACGAAAAAGGAAGCTATCACGAAGTCGCAGAGGCCAAAAATATGAAAGGATTCACACTTAGCCCGGACTGGAAGCCAGCGGACAAGGTGCCAACGAGGCCAGGTTTTGTCAATGTGCCAATGCTGGTTGGCGAACAAGCAAACGCAGTATTAGACTTCGAGTTTAAAGGCCGAGGTGTAGGCATAGCCATTATCTCCGGCCCCGATGCAGGAAAAATCACCTACACCATCGACGGCAAAAAGCCCCAAACCCTGGACTTCTTTACCCCATGGAGCAACCAGTTGCACTTACCCTGGTATCTAATGCTGGGCGACGAACTTTCCCCGGGCAAGCACAAACTCCGCTTAACCATTGCTGGCGACAAGAATGAAAAAAGCATTGGTAACGCTTGTAGGATTGTTTATTTTTTAGTGAATGAATGATTCTATAAATTTGGTCAGGCGTTAAGTCGCTTATTTTTTCAATTTTCACACACTTAACTACGAACTGATGCCCGAAATTTCTCGTTTTTTTGGAATAGTGATTTACATGTATTTCAAAGATCATTTTCCACCTCATTTTCATGCCGAGTACGGCGATCAGGAAGCGCAATTCTCTATTGAAACCGGTAACATTATTGTCGGTGATTTACCCAGGAAGCAAATAAGGCTCATTCAGGCGTGGGTGGAGCTTTATAGAGATGATTTGACGATCAATTATCAGGAGTCGCAAAAGGACAATGGGCAGTTTAGAAAAATCAAACCTTTACAATAATGAATCCCAGAGTGAAAGAAATATTATCAATCAAGCCATTCACTATCAAAGTTTTGTGGAGTGATGATAAGGTGAGGACAATTGATTTTGGCTCTTTTCTTTCGGACTATTTTCAAAAGGAACACAGTCTTTATTATAAAATTCTGAACGAACAGCGTTTTCTAGAAGCAAAAACCGACGGCAGAACCATTTATTGGGACAATGTATCAGAAATGGTTGACTACGATGGCAAACTCATCCCTGCCCCGTTGGATTTTTGCCCGGATGTGTTATTTCAGCAATCGGTGTTGGAGGATTAATTACTTCCGAGTCTGCGTTGTGTATGTGCTCTCAAAAATCTTATCGGCATTTGCAGCTTCAAAACCATCGCGGCGGTGTCTTCTTGTGATTTCGGCTGGGGGGATGTTTTGGAAGTGGGGAAGGACTTTTCGTTCTGCGAATTCAACGTAGGAACCGGAAATTTCTAAATGTTCACCGTTTGCGAATTCTGCATGGATCATTTCGGCGATGGTGGCGCTTTGGAGCAGGCCGCCATCCGGGCTGATTTTTATTTTTCCTCCCGAAGTATTCAACCGAATGCCATTCTTTTCCAAAAATTCATTAAATGCTGCGACTGTATTATAGCCGTCCGGCAGGTTATGCACGCTGATTGTGAAGTGATTAAGATAATATCTGTTGTAAATCACCCAGGCAGCATACTCACTTTCATGTAAAAGCGACTGATAATCAGCCACAGTCGGTGTGCGCCACAAAGGGCGGTGAAGGAATGCATCGACCTCCACGCCATTGTCCAGGTCCAATGCATCCACAGGATCAGTGGTCACTTCATTGGTATAGCTTGTGATTATGCGCTGGCTTTCTTCCGAAAGATCATTTACCCGAAGCTCACTGACGAAAATACGCGGATCGGTTTCCCTTGGCGGGCTAAACCACCAGGCGTCCAGTTTTTTACCTTCAAAAAAATAATGGTCACGCTTTTCATAGCCATAATGCAAAAAGATCTTTTCAAACGACCGGACGCCCAGATTTGGAACGCCCATCGTGCGAAATGCA
It includes:
- a CDS encoding DUF1338 domain-containing protein gives rise to the protein MSHSHKFETLDVVLNGLMRRYKERVPDVSVILNAMVADGVVNNVDDIENDHIAFRTMGVPNLGVRSFEKIFLHYGYEKRDHYFFEGKKLDAWWFSPPRETDPRIFVSELRVNDLSEESQRIITSYTNEVTTDPVDALDLDNGVEVDAFLHRPLWRTPTVADYQSLLHESEYAAWVIYNRYYLNHFTISVHNLPDGYNTVAAFNEFLEKNGIRLNTSGGKIKISPDGGLLQSATIAEMIHAEFANGEHLEISGSYVEFAERKVLPHFQNIPPAEITRRHRRDGFEAANADKIFESTYTTQTRK